TCCAATCCATTCAAATTAACAGctttctgatttgatttttgaGCAGGAAATTTTTCATACTCATAGTCATGAGTTGCATTAATAATGTCATCGATTTCAAGAAACTCACAACTTTCTTGAAGAGAATACTTCTCAGAAAATTCTTTGGATTCATCTGCCTTACTCCTATCAATATTTTCATGTAAAATAGGAAATGATTTATTCTGGCCATCAGTGATGTCTAAAACAGACTTGGGAGATGTATTCATCCTACTCAGATCCAAGCATGGAATTTGAGATTCCATAAAACTTGAAATCCAAGGTGTACCCTGTCGAGCATAGAACAATATGTATCCTTCTTGAGATAGCACAGTCTCTTCCAATACTTTACTAACCTGAAGAATTTCAAGATATTACAtgttaagtaaaaaaattaccaCTAGCGAATGCAATTACTAAATAAGCACAAACCATATGCAAgcaaaacaaaatcataaacaaaaaacTATGAAATTTgcaatagtaaaataaatattttcaagcTATGAAAGACTGGGCTCCTAGgtaattatttttgaagaaatagAATAGCCATTAAGACACTGTCAACACTTATCATTAAACACATCCTGTGCAAAACAATTAAATGTCGGCTAAGGGGAACAAGTTCAGACGATGCTACCTTTGAATCATCCAGTTTATGCCATGTGTCTGGAGCAGAGCGAACAAAGCAGAAATAATGCCCAGAGGTAGATGAAAATCCACTATGAACAACAACTGCATATAGATCATATTTCAATGATACctatcacaataaaaaaaatagagtcaAAACAAATAATTCACAACGGAAAAGTTAGAGAGGAAATAAAATCACAactcacattattgttttcattTGATATGGTGAAAGGCTGCAAGTCCAACTCCAACGGGAAATTAATATGCTTGTCAATCTTTTCAACTAAGATCCCATCTGTTTTAAATCTCTTTAAATGGAATGTTGCAATAGAAGGTGTCTGATCCAACATAAGCTGTTTCTCCATAGAGACTTCTTCCTTACATCCCTCACATCTAAACTTCGCATCAATGTCTTCCACCATAGTGAAAGATTCTAAAGCACTTGAAAGGGTTTCTACATTTTCTATTTCCAGACTCAAGTCAATCAATGGCTCATTAGTGTCAGAAGAGCGGCCACAGTTACAACATCGAAGCTATAAATACCAAGAAAATATAACTATGAGCAAACACCAGTCAAAATCAAAAAGGAGAAACAGAATTATTTTAGCAATGTATTTTTCAATCATACCTTGCTAACCAAACGACCTCCGAACACTTTGTTTACAATATTATCATCCTCAAAACTTGGAtcattcttcttcaaatttaaaaaacatctTTCAAGTTTATCCAATGCACATTGCATAAATTCATGTGCATCTTCCTGTTGGTGTCTTCTAAATAGAGAAGAAAAATCTAATACAGGTTAAGGATCACAAGTTCACAACCACCAAAAGGACAAAAGCAAGCAGGCTTGTATCAATCAAAGTTTCTATTTCACAAGCCAATGATATAACAATAAATgctactttattaattaatgacaGACAAGTCTTAATTTTTCCAGTCAATAAATAAGCCACATAGTCTACagccaacataaaataaaactcCCATGATATTAAGGATACGATTCAAATTATCCACCAGTATCACAGGGGAGAAAATTCTTCCAGTAGATTGCAACGAATGTCGAACATGATAGCGGAAAGCACAAATAACACAGTACCCATTATGGCCTGAAATTTTCAATCTAAAAGgtcaaaatcttcaataaaaacaaaataaacaaattataaaataaatactcaAATTATACACGTAAATGCAACAGGTGCCATGTACAACCCATAAAAACAATTTCTATAATTCACATCTACACCTCTCTAAACCCCCAATATAGCACAACCCCATTGAATTACAACCTATATAGCACCAACACTTCAAATTAAGGTTTGGCTGGCGTATGTTGTTCAACAACAACGCTAACACAAgattacattaattatttatattcacTCATAATATTAAAAGTGTTAAACATGTCAATATGGTATCTAGTGTTATTAGTGCTTCATATATCATAAGATCATAGCACAATTTTTTCCATCAAACATAAAAGTTAAACACTGAAACAGACagtaaaattcaaacaaaacctaCCATCATTAGGAGAATGGCTGCACAAAAGAAGACCCTCAACTAGTGGCACTGTGTGCGTGAAACATTGCATAATTGAATTTAGAAAACATGTGTTACCAAGGTTTGCAAGACCAGCACCCTGTCAAACAAATAAACCATCAACAAACATAAAAAGGACaagaaagtaaataaaattaaaacaaagaaacacgTACAATCATCGATGGCACCACTTTAGAATCATCAGTTACATCCTTTGAGGGTTCATCGTCGTCATACAACCAATTATCATCAGAAACATCAGCCGGTATCCACCCTTCCGGTGGCACAGCAGAAACCCGGCACGAATTCAGAGGACGACACTCGTCGGAATCCATCAACTCCGGCCAAATCGAGGACGAATCGTCGTTAACTATCTCAAAAGTGGGAAACTCATTAGGACCTTCCTGTGGAGCTTCTTCCTCGAAAAGCGCGGTCAAATTAACAGCGTGAGTTGACGACGGAGGAGAGTTAACGCGTGGAGGCGTTGGAACGGAAGCTCCGTCAAGATCATGAACCGAAACCCTAGACCGTGAATTCATTTCTGAAAGTAAACTAACCGATAAAGATGAATTCGTTTGGTTCCGTTGTTGTTCGCCGGGTGAAGAATTAGGATAATTCGAACACGACATCGAAATTTGAATCAGAGTGTAAAATTAGGgtttcagaaagaaaaaaacaaagaaaacaaaatcaaaaggagATGATTTGATTCAGAGAATGAAAAAGAATAGTGTATCTGAGACGTTAATTTTTTTGGTGAAAGAAAATTAAGCGTGAAAGGTTttaaattatgaagaaaaaaattggagAGGTTAGGGTTTTGAGATGAAAAAAAAGAGGGAAGACGAAAAGGTTCAAAACCTTGAACAGACAGATTTTGAAATTAGAGGGAAAAACTGAATATTTTgccaccaaaaaaaaaataaaaatcatgaaAACGACATCGCGCGCAATTTCtcattcattttctttctctctccaAATCTCTCTGtgattttcttctttctctctctatctCCTAATAACTCCGGTTTATTATTACGCTGGTTTGTTGTCAATGAATGTGTATGTATGAGGTAAATTTATAGATGCGTTTGGTTtaatattgtttatttattgatttattcgTAAATTAGGGAAATTGTCAAGATTTGGAATTTAATTTAGTggggattttatttttattatttttcatagtAAATCACAGTTGTGGTTATCGTGTTGAATAAGTTTTGGAATTAAAAATGCAATTTAAGTAAAAAGGAAAAaacatattgatttttaaagaattgtttgacatttcttctttttaaagAGAGGTGTGAGAATTTAAtgaaagagttttttttttttttttggagaatgAAAGACAATATATAGTGGCCTAGTGGGCAAAAGCATTATCGTCTTCAACGTTGAGGTTATATTACATATTTtcaaaagctttttttttttaaatgatatttttacttcctataaaattaaaatgtcttaattttattggattaaatatttaattcaaaattatctttattgtattatatcataaaaaatctAGACCCCTTATCTATTGGATCTATGTGTTTGTTGAGCTGCTCCAAATAGTCAACTCTGGCCAGGAGAATCCATTCACgacattattaataatttgtggaaaaaaatagattaaaaactcatttaagtttaatttgtatacatattaatgtaaaaaatattattaatgatctAAATATTGTGATTCAccgtataaaaattatttaaattaaattctacttgttttatttcttaataatttGTGAGATACAattgtcttaaaaaaataaaagcaacTTTTAATCACAATATTAGTGTAGAATAGAATGTTATCATTTTATACATTTCGATTTTATTTTGAGTGTAATTTTATACATTTCGATTTTATTATACGAAACTACTAATCAATATTAGTGTAGAATAGAATGTTATCATTTTGagttatttgatttgatttatgataagtatatttttataatattttaataggATATTTaccctttattttattttattttctagttttgattttaacttgtttttatttatttatcatatttgtatAATTAATCATTAGatggtaaaataatttaaattggtcaaatctaataaatttttagtgattaaaatatcaaatttaatatttcaacTTACAAATACAAGGAATTTTGTTGCACACTAAAAGGAAAACTTTTACTATAAGTAGATTTGTCTTACACTTTTCTGATATCGaatttatgataacaaaatgtTGTTAGAAGGTTGTTGCATAAAATGAGAATTTCCTTGATATCATAAAAAGGAGGAAATAAACAATTTAGAGAAAGGCgtagaaaaaattaaagagaacaaaaaaataaggacaaaaacttttgaaacttatgATTGCTTGAGTGAGAGTAAAGTGTCtccaattttgaaaaaaaaaaaatcatatttttctagggttttatttatttttcttgttttccTTTGATTGACACTTCTATTATTGACTTTATTTTCTATATGTCAATGAATAACTAATCTCTATTCTATAGTATTTGGTTAATTTTGTGATTAATATATCTTTTTACTATGcattagttttaaattctacttttattttagatttttgtagtTTATCTTGATTAAATTATTCTAGTGTTTTACAGGTTTTGGATGGTCAACTTTTGCACATTACATTGAACGATGAATAtttgttaatagttttaaaaatggattgaaaattgataaaataaataagaattcatataaaattataatttgaggTATTAATATTACAAGTGAAATCAAGATCTTATGTTTACTTCTCATTAATTAAAAGTTGTGTTGTTATATATTctcgttataatttttatgctcTCGTTCAGTTTTCCTTATTGCGAACTaacaataattttcattagtctaaataatataaaatattaattaatttactagttgttaaattaatctttGTGGATAATCTTATATACTACTACTCAATAAATCTACGAAATTTTGTGCAACATTTACTCACAcgttattttagtttatttacttGCAATCTTAGATGAAATATTGGGTTGTACCTTTTTATATTGAGATATGTTGACACCCAATTGATGATCTCTATAGTGGTGAATAATTTATGTATtcaaaagataatttattatctcaaaataaattgaaaaatgacaattagatttataacaaaaattaaaaggataTAATTTGATTTATGGCACGC
This region of Cicer arietinum cultivar CDC Frontier isolate Library 1 chromosome 8, Cicar.CDCFrontier_v2.0, whole genome shotgun sequence genomic DNA includes:
- the LOC101499017 gene encoding ubiquitin carboxyl-terminal hydrolase 20, coding for MSCSNYPNSSPGEQQRNQTNSSLSVSLLSEMNSRSRVSVHDLDGASVPTPPRVNSPPSSTHAVNLTALFEEEAPQEGPNEFPTFEIVNDDSSSIWPELMDSDECRPLNSCRVSAVPPEGWIPADVSDDNWLYDDDEPSKDVTDDSKVVPSMIGAGLANLGNTCFLNSIMQCFTHTVPLVEGLLLCSHSPNDGHNGYCVICAFRYHVRHSLQSTGRIFSPVILVDNLNHFSSLFRRHQQEDAHEFMQCALDKLERCFLNLKKNDPSFEDDNIVNKVFGGRLVSKLRCCNCGRSSDTNEPLIDLSLEIENVETLSSALESFTMVEDIDAKFRCEGCKEEVSMEKQLMLDQTPSIATFHLKRFKTDGILVEKIDKHINFPLELDLQPFTISNENNNVSLKYDLYAVVVHSGFSSTSGHYFCFVRSAPDTWHKLDDSKVSKVLEETVLSQEGYILFYARQGTPWISSFMESQIPCLDLSRMNTSPKSVLDITDGQNKSFPILHENIDRSKADESKEFSEKYSLQESCEFLEIDDIINATHDYEYEKFPAQKSNQKAVNLNGLEDINAQVLPENCTMMTGNAKHGGSSYTEYGAPDKNNRSPEIVDYRENDCFNPLTPPNSPPFDTPGKTFQISRDHLKIENQGSSGKRSSSNKLTGNSEKKAALTYLKKMSGSRRSVLMDLVGDCHSKSSSENKRKKIDSLQSDKGNTLSARKKSSHSSVTGYPVATRVSQ